gtagagtcgtgtcctagtaggacacttgtatcctaggcctctcatatatagcggaggtagacacacgatgtaacctatgccaacataatagcaccggaacgcaggggaagccggtggcatgtgccggcgtccagggtgaccgggtgcggtattgtagcggtatcatggggaggagcgcccatagtcaggccccggggatgtagccatatcggtgaacctcgttaacaaatctcggtgtcgtgctcgtgtgattgcttggtcctcggatgatcgacggtggcCTCAAATTTATTCTAACAGTGACTCGTTCTTTTCAAAGATATATGGTTGGCTTACTTTCTTTTGACGAATACTATTGTTGATGTTGCGCCGCCGGTTGCGTGGGGGTTCTCGGCGAGGTCGCTCCGGGCTAAGGCCTAGACGACATGGCGTTCGCGGACTTCGTTTTTCCTCCTTGGGGGTCGTTGTGGAGCCTGTCCTTGCCCAGCACCTTCGAACCATGGCCTTCGGGCGAATGCCTAAGACTCCGCCATGAGTCGGACGGCGGCGTCGTTCTCCCACGTCGCTACCCCTTTAGGGGCGTcggcttgaaagtcattgatctctTTCACGTTTTCCCGGAGCTGGACACGCACGACATCGCAGTCGGCAGGTGCCCTACTGGCGATGTGGATGGTTGGCATGGTTTCTTGCGTGGCAACAATGGCGGCTTCGAGCAGAGTTGGTTTGCAGCTGAGTTTTGGTAGTCGGTCTCGTCTGGCGTGTTCGATGGGTTGCCGTGCCACACTTTGTCTCTCTGGAGTCGGAGCTGCTGAGGAGGGGCCCTTGCGGTGACGATGACGCGAGGCGGGTGGTCGGTTCAGGTGCTGGCTCGGCGCAGGCTTAGCGCTTTTCTCCTGCAATGCTCGTCGACAGAGTCGGAGCTGCCTAGTGGCCGGCGCATGCGGTTGACTGTTTGGCATCGGCCGGCGCAAGCCTCGGCGTTTGGTTGCGGTGAGGGCTACATCGGTGGTCGTCGATGGTGGAGTCGGAGTCACCCTCATGGAGGTGTGATGCAGATGGCACCGGGTTGCAACCTCGACGACGTGTATGCTGAGAGAAAGACTTAGAGAACACCAAGATGCCGTCGAACAATACCCGAGCATAGAGTCTTGCAACCGGCTTCATGGTATGATTCATGGCGCCTTGGACTGGGCCACCCGCGACTCCAAATGAAAGTACCTTGTACTCATAGTAACCAGAGTTGGTTTGAAATCCCCTAAGTTACTAAAGAAAAAATGTGGAATGTGTAGTCACCTATTCAGCCTCCTCTAGTCAACCATCTCGATCCTTCAATGTGCCTCCTTGGTGGTTGTTGTGTCTCCTCAAATGAACTATTATTTATGCTATACTTTTAGTTTAGCCTACCAAGATCGCATGTGACGAATGCATTTTTTGACAAGGAGGCACATGGAAATTAACTCCAAAGCCATTGATAGTAAGGTAAGTAGTGTAACCAGAGCAATTCCTTTAGGGGTAGCCACATTGTCACGAAGAACTCAAACATTGGTTTGGTTTGTGTCTTAAGAACCTAAGTCACCTCGTGTTCTTATAGACACTAGGTTGGACAAAGACCCTATGGTTTCACGAGTCTCAGCCTCGATGTTCCTTAAACCCATTTCCCACTGGTTATTTAgtagagtaaatagcataaaactactactttacaggtcagggtttcaaaaaactacccatttttattttttctcagataactaccaaatgGGTGGTTGGCTGTTTAAAAAAACCCAAAACATCTAGTGTTTTACAATTGATCGTGATTATGACAATTGGGACCCGCATATAAGAAAACCGATTGTTTGGCCGTCTAtttgaccgttaactgacatgtggggtccacatgcCAGCTCTCTTCCTTGTTCTCTTCACTCCTCCTGCCTCTCTTCTTCCCTAGGAGGCCGATGGAGCGCCGGCCGCCGCTCCTTCCACCAGCGCCGGTCGCCCCTCCTTCCACCTCGTCGTCGTTAGCCGGCCGCTCCTCCGCCTCCACTACTGCCCCCTCTCCCTAGAACCTTTTCTTCTCACCGTGGCCTCTTCTCCCCCAACGCGCCGTCGGCCTCGACCTGCAGCCTTGGCGCCTGACGTGCCGCCCTCCATGGAGCCATGGCGCCACCGGCTAGAGGCGCTGCCCTGCCAGCATGGACGGTCGTGATGGAAGGGAGCTCCACGGCTGCGCCATGGCTGCTGGTCGCGACGGAAGGGAGCTCCACTGTGGCGCCATGGCTGCTGGTGGATGCTGGTCGTGACGGAAGGGAGCTCCACGCGCCGCCCCCGACGGAACGGAGCTCCACGGCGGCACCATGGCTGCTGGTCGCGACGGAAGGGAGCTTCACACGCCGGCCACGACAGAAGGGAGCTCCATGGCGGTGCCATGGCTACTGGCCGGCGACCCTCACGGTGGCTCCTAGCGCACGGCCACGggagggacctgattgcttttttcaaAAGTTTGCGGGGACCCGACTgtgtttttgaaaagtttgcaaGGACCTGATGGCATTTTTTAAAACTTTGCagacactaacatgtgggacccacatgtcaattaacggtcaaacaaacggtcaaaTAGACGGATCGTTTAGGtgcgggcccgacctgtcataaaccTGTTTAATTTTTTAATAACGAAGATTTtgagttttttgaaacagccgacccctgacttggtagttatctgagaaaaattaaaaaccggtagttttttgaaaccctagcctgtaaagtagtagttagTAAAACAATTAAATTTGTGTCATACTTGCATTTCCTGTTTATCCTATGATCTGCATGACTGTGTGCAACTGCAAATGAGCCTCCACCCTAGGCTTATTTCCATATTGATTATTACTCACCTCGATTTTTGTTTGTAAGTGTGTTTATTTATTGGTCAAAGATAATTGTTTCTGGGGAAAAATGAAGGATTAGAAGAAGCTTGTCATGTGCCGAATCTCAATCTTCGATAAACCAAGGGAGAATAATTAGAAAAGATGGCTATCTAATATGACTCATTGCACTTTCTAGGTCAGAATCAAAACCCTTTTATGGCATTGTACATGGGGAGGTGAGCTCTGTTCTAAGGTTAATCCTAACCCGTGTTGTTTGAAATACCTATTTACCCCCTCCGATGCATCTAGATCCTCGGACACCTTGTTAAAAAAAATTACTTCCTTGGAGACAAATACTATTTTGGAGAATAATGAAAATCATTTAGAAACATTTGACATGAACGACATGATTCCAGAGACAATAAAAAACTTAAAAACAAACGATGGATAAGAAGATGATGTCTTGATAAATCATTACTTGTCGAGTTGTCGTGTACTACTAGTCTGTAAAATACAGTCTCTAACAAATTTGGTACAATCTGAGATCCATCTTGAACAACCTGCACAATCCTACAAGTTTAGTTTCGCAAAAGAATAACAATATGAACCATGTGACTTTCTTGGTACGTACAAaaccacagagagagagagagagagagagagagagagagagagaagggtcaCACATCATTAGATAAGGTCTATCTTCACAAAGTTGCACATACATGTACAGTACAGGAAGCGACATGTATCTCAATACCACATGGTTCTAGATACTGGACGAAAAAGCAGTGGCTAGAAAGATGACgatatatagatgcattacttaTCATATACTACTACCTAGAAAAATACAAtatctaatttcctcttgatcctTCTTGAACAACCTGCACAACACTACAAGTTCAGTTTCACAAAAGCGTAAGTCTAAAGCTTTGGTACAACAACAACTTATGGTTTATTTTGAGAAAAGGTCAGATTCAGTACACGGAACATCACATATCTCAACAACTTCCACCAGTTTTGTGTGCTTTCAAAGTAACTTTGATTGGTATCCAGCTATACAACACACAACCGCACACAGAAATCGTGCCACCTCAATTATAAATAAAGGTGTGGCCTCATCTCATCTATTCATCTCCACCTGCACCAAAACACACTGACAACATGAAGGCCCTCTTCCTCATAGGACTGCTTGCTCTGGTAGCGAGCACCGCCTTTGCGCAATATAGCGAAGTTGTTGGCAGTTACGATGTTGCTGGCGGGGGTGGTGCTCAACAATGCCCTGTAGAGACAAAGCTAAATTCATGCAGGAATTACCTGCTAGATCGATGCTCAACGATGAAGGATTTCCCGGTCACCTGGCGTTGGTGGAAATGGTGGAAGGGAGGTTGTCAAGAGCTCCTTGGGGAGTGTTGCAGTCGGCTCGGCCAAATGCCACCGCAATGCCGCTGCAACATCATCCAGGGGTCAATCCAAGGCGATCTCGGTGGCATCTTCGGATTTCAGCGTGATCGGGCAAGCAAAGTGATACAAGAAGCCAAGAACCTGCcgcccaggtgcaaccagggccctcCCTGCAACATCCCCGGCACTATTGGCTATTACTGGTGATGTAGCTTCCATTTATGACTAGCTAATAAACTGTCACATACCACTGCGTGTGACAAATAAAAGTGGTCATGGAATAATTTATGAATAAAATTTCAGCATGTGCCTGCGCGAGGTGTCTATAGCAAACATTTCAGTATGCCTATATATGTTAATCAAGATAGCAATGTTCACATACACCCAGAATAATAGTTTGTGTAATTAGTTGTGTATGTTCTTGGTGGTGGTTTGTGTACAGATTTGCCTTCCTTCTAACAAAATATGAATACATGGAGCTGTTCAAGCCTTAAACATGGAAGATAAGAGAATGAAACGAGCCATCCAATTAAATTACTATGAGTTTGCCGTGAGGATACCATTGTTAGTTCAACAAATGACTTAAAATAATTCCATTTTATTTCCTGACATGTTAACAAGAATGATATGCACCAACCACTTCATGTATCTTGTGCACaagcatcatcataatcatcaatCTAACAACTTGCACAAGATGACAAATCTAGTTTCACAGAAAAATTAAATCTAGAACAAACCACTAGGCCTGAACGACATCTAAATACAAGACAAAAAACAACACAGCTCAAACAGGGTGGCATTTAAAAAAAATGGTGTATATTAATTAGATATGCTAGAGTTTATTACTACCTCTGTAccgaaatataagacgtttttgtacggaaattgcttttggaggccgagctccatgcaGGCCTTCAaatgcaaaattcaaaattcatgaaaattcatatttttacatttaaaaaattctaaaaaatagagACATACATGAAGGCATAATGCACAAGTGTGTAAATATTCAGGacgaaatacgttgaaatgagggctgtgcaaaaatAAATCTGAGActtgatactattcatcctcccagaccatgaatttgtcttttttgtataggTGGCATTTCAATGTATTTgatcctgaaattttacacacatacaaCTCACACCCTTGTTTACTTGTGCagattttttcagattttttgaaatCGATaatttcaaaattcaaaattttcaaaatatggcctccatggaggccgagatcCAAAACGTCGTACTCATTTTTGTAGGCTAAACTAGCCtactaaaatgtcttatattttgatatggaGGGGATACAATCTTGCAAAGTTAGTTCTAACACGGAGCTGGGCTATCCCTTGCTTAGTACACCATCACTCCAGACCTCACACAAGTATTTAGTTAAACCAAGTAATATTTAGTTCAGACATGGCTATGTTAGTCGGGAGGGCATTGGTACGCCCAGTCCACCAGAGTTCAAGCCCTAAATTTAGCGCTTTGGTGTATCATAAAAGTGGAAAATTCTTTATAAAAGGAGTCAAGTATTTACAAAAAGCAGGGATGGAGATACAGTAAACAAATGGAACGGGCTGACAAATTCATCTTGTCGGGCCGTTGGACACCTTTGATCTTTCAACGAGATCCACCTGCGGAGCAGCAGCCTGGTCGTGGTGGGCCGAGCAGGGTGCGTGTGTGACTTGGCAAAAAAAAAAGGCGGAAGCCAGAAGTGAGACTAtcggcatttcctatttggcgcgtTTAGCACTCGTTATTTTGCATTTTGCAAACGGGCACACACTCCCCCTCCGCATTGGGCCGACCCATTTGCTTTTTTCTGTTTAAACTATAGAAAAGGTGTGCTCGCCCTGACTCGAACTCGTGATCTCTTCATTGAGTATAAACCACATTAACCACTATGACAACTTAGCGCTTGTTCCTTCTTACTTTTTAAAAATTTTAGTTCGCAGAAAGCCCCCGGTAGCTTCCCAACCTAGTTTTTTCCACTTTGCTGGACAGGTTTCAGACGGTTCTTAATTGGcttttcttcctttttattttttcttgtttctttgttttttattttttctggtttttttccttttcatattttatttttttgtttttcttaaatgCACGATTTTGTTTCAAAATTGATGACATTTTCAATTCACGAACTtttcttcaaaattgatgaactttttatcaaaatccttgaacttttttcaaaatcaatgaacatttttcaagattatgaactttttcaattttgtacacttttttcaaaattgatgaactttctttcaaaatagatcaactttttaaaaaaaattgatgaactttttatcaAATCCAATGAACTTCTTTCAAAATCGTAGACTAttttaaaattcgtgaactttttttagtTTGTTACcctttttcaaaatccatgaaatGTTTTAAATTCGTGATGTttttcaatttttgtgattttttaaatattttttcatTTTCTCGAAAAGACaacagttgaccggtcaaccatttTAGCGAAAAACCAACTGCGTCTGGCGAGGGGACTACACTGTTAAtggttaatgggccggcccagtgctgTAGCTTAGTGGGCACCAGTCTCCTAGCTGGTGCATAAGGCGCCTGCCGAGACAGTCGGGAGGCTTGGACTGTTGACAAGTGTGATCGGACTGCTAGAGAGCATCCACCCGAAGAAAAGGCCGGTAGCAAGCTCAAGTTATTCCGGGAGGCCGTGGGTGGCTTAGTTTTACTATTTTTCAACTCATAGTACTCTCTCCATTTGGTATTAAAGGGTCACCGAGTAGGATTTGAATTTGTGAGGCCGATGTTATTATGGAGCAGTGATTTCTCTACACCCCTTCCCCCTCCCATATGTGCCTTGATTCATTATTTTTGAGGGTTCGAATCAAAACCCGGATGAACAAAGTGGTGCCAAGCTTCTTGAATAAGAGAGTGCCCCAAAAGGTAAAAGTCGTGTTCTATAGGATGAAGATTCGACCCTCATTATTGAATGATGGTTAACTAAAAGGCGACACAGGATGAAGATTCGACCCTCATTATTGAGTGATGGTTAACTAAAAGACGACACAAGATGAAGATTCGACCCTCATTATTGAGTGATGGTTAACTAAAAGACGACATGTGTAGAGTTAGGTGTTGGACGTAATAGAGTTAGTGTAGCCCTAATTGAAGAGAAGTCTTATCCGACAACAACGATTAAAGCGGGTTGATAATGTCAAAAAAGGTCAATATAGACCAAACTTGAGAGGAGGCCATAAAGGGGGGGTAAGAGTATCACCAAAAGCCGACGAGTTGATTTCAGGATCACATGGGTTTAAGCTCTTAAGCACCAGCTTGTTGGGAGGCTTTGTTGATCTCTTTATCCTTTGAATCAAAAAGGACCTGACCAAAATTTCTTATTTCTGAAAATGTTCATCCCTTCCTCTAAAAACTAACTGCAGGTTTTAAAACGACCATTACAAATTCTATAGGGAGGTTCCAGAAATATGCTACAGTGCGATTTTGCTGTCTTTTATAAGAGCAGTTTTTTCATTGACCAAAGGGATTTCCGTAAACGGAAAGAGCTGGGGAGCTAACCCCACCCAGCCGAGACGCCGAAACAGATATAATACTGTCGCATTGTACAGAAaactattccctccgtcccataatataagagcgtttttgacactagtgcagtgtcaaaaacgctcttatattatgggacggagggagtacaacctaTATATGACAAGTAAAATAGCCAAGCCGATCCAAACCACTAGACTAGACAAGGAGCAACACAGTAAAAGCATTTCTTGAAGTGAAGTAACGCGCGCGGGGTGGATGCGGGTGACTCAAAGCAGACATGTGTAACAGATTAGCACACTTCTAAATCACCTCCATCGTCTACGTACGTCATCTCAGTCTTTAGTCATCTCCGTCCTCTTCGGCATCGTCCTCACTGATCTCGGAGTCATCTTCAAGATCCCCACTCGTCTCAGAGTCATCTCCATCCCCTTCAAGATCCTCGCTCATCTCGGAGGCATCATCATCTCCATCTTCAAGTTCCTCCAGACCTGCACAAAGAAACAATGATCCATGATTGGGATAGCAATCATTTGTGTTATGAAATTCCTTTAGCCAGCAGACCCAATaaatgaaaaaaacattccccacTGAAAGCATTGGAATAAACCAGTTTAGTAGATCTCCTACATACCAATCTCATGCAATTCAGGACACCACCTGAATAAATTGAAACAAGGTCGCATTCATTAGGTTTTGAAACAAAAAAAGACTTCTATAATGCAACAAGCGGATGTTTCTAGAGTAAAGCAACATATACTGCAACAACAAATCTATACACATGAGTGAAGAACAAGTTCACCTGTCTGTAGCAGCAATCACTTCATCATGGAAATCCTCCACCGAGTCATATTGATTCAGGAAATAAACCACCGTGGGATCCGACACGTCAGTTCCTTGAGATTAATCAAAGATATATTTAGTGCTGGTGAAATTTAAAATCCCGGCAATATAGTGATCAATTAACTAATGAAATGCAGTTGAAGCATCATATTTTCAGCGTGCAAGTTGGGTACAATCTTAGAAATAAGATGTCAACTTAAAAAGACAAAGATCTAATCAAGCTGGACAACGATCTCATAAATAAGATATCATATGAAGCTGGACAACAATCTTAGAAATAAGATGATGTCTGTACATGAAGTTCCAAACTGTGTTCCAGACTGAACAGACTTTTCCACATTGTGCTGACCTTATTGATTCACTCTGCATGTATAGGTTGAATAGACAGAGAGACGCTCCTTTTGGTTTCATGAATGAGGATAAATGTAAAGGATTAAAATAGCTTTGTGGTAGCAGGATATATATAGAAGATTTATTAATATATTTTGATGGCTGAATGTAAAGTAAATACATGTGGGATCTGGGGCAGCGCATGCATGTGTGGCTTAAAAAACATTGTCGCCTGGCAAAATGCTGGCACGAGAAGCTTGCTGGACATGCTTGCATGGAACTCTGACGAATGAAGCTATGCCTTTGGATTGCGCTATAAAAGTGCAAGTTTTGTTGTCTGAGTCTTCCTGTTTGGAGGATTGAGGGAAGGGGATCAGAGGGGCAAAAAAGATGAGGGGTCGCAGCGGAAGGCCAGGAATAGAGGTAACGGAGGAAAAAAAAGTTTTGACTCCAGCGGCTCGCCACAGCTGACAGGTCACCAAGAATTTCAGTCCAAGCTTACATGAAGAACAATGACTGCTTCGGGTAAGAGAACAGAGGCGTGTGGATGAGGGATCGATGTGAGAGAAAAGTGGTGGACGGTTACTTTAAAACGTGTCATTAAGTAAGTAAATTGGATTGTTACACAAGCCAAGCTGTAGGAACATAATAGAGTGAATTTCAAGCATAATGGACTGATGTAAACAAGAAATGTCTTCAAACTGTGTCAGAACAGCCTAATAACAACATATACAAGACAGGCCACCACCAAGTATATATGGTGCATTCTCTGTTACAGAGCACCACAAGGCTGCCTTGGCTCACCTTCAAGCAGCGGTGTGTGTCGCCGTTGAATGTGGACGGCGCAAAGGGCAGCTCGTGTTGTACATGCGGGAACTTGATTTGGTGAAGCACCGGTTTATCGTCGAAGGGGTCGCAGGCAAGTACACAGTAGGAGAAGTCGAACCACCAGAGCAAACCTTGATGGGTGAGAACGCCGTCACCGCGCCACACTTGTTTATCCAAGATTTTCGAGCAGTCGGGCTCCTTCTCGACCCACGAGTACAAGTCGACCGTGCAGAAGAGCGTGAAGAAGACAACCTCTTCGGAAAAGCACGGGTTGAGATCGGCCACCATGAGAAGCCTGCGGTTGTGATCGCGGATGAGGCCGACGCAGTGGCGGCAGTTGAAGCCGCCGTCGTGGGGGAAGATGCCCGTCGTCCTGCGGAAGAACGGATCGCAGATGTAGACGGCGAGCCCGAAGGAGGCGTAACCGCATAGCAGAAGGTGGCCGCTGCGGTCGGCGGCCGCGATGTAGGGGTACTCGACGAGTCCGGCGGGGCTGGCGACGCTGCTCTCGACGAATAGGCGGGAAGGTAGCGGAACCTTGTTGAAGGTGAAGACCGCGTTGGGGAATTTCGGGGGCTTCATGAAATCTTCCGACACATCCGGAACAGCGTACATGATGTACCActgctcctcctgcgccgccgGGGCCATTGCTCCTAGGGATGGGGATGGGAGGGAGGAGTTGGATCGGTTAGGGTTCCCTGAGATGTGTGCGGGGACGTGCAATGTGGTCGATGGGAGTTGGTTTTTTTTTAGGGGGGAAATCTTGCCGCTTTATATTTAACTAAACAAAGTTTGGGATCTCATCCGAAATTATATCAAGAATAAAGTCTGGTGGAGAATCCACCCAAACAACACTTCTTTCTCCTACTCCTACCCTAGCAAGCTTATGCACGGCAGTATTCCCAGTACGACGAACCCAAGACACTTTGTACTCCGTGAAAGAGTTAAGCATCTCGTTGATCTCCTGAACCCATGGTCCAACGGCAGACAAATTCCGAGTAGGTTGATTTATCATCTGCACAACCGACTTGCTGTCGAGTTCCACATGCACTCTCGGTACCTGTCTCTCCAGCGCCATCTGGATCACCTTCCTGCAAGCGAGGACTTCCGCAGCTTCTGGATCGATGATGTGTGGGTAGAACTGACAAGCCCCCACTATATATGCTTCTTGATGATCTCTCAACACCGCTCCGCCTCCACCTTTGTCATTATGCCGAGAAACCGCACCGTCCACCTTTGTCATTATGCCGAGAAACCGCACCGTCGGCGTTGAGCTTAATCCATCCCTCATCTGGTGGTTCCCATCGCTGTATCACCATCGGCTCCGGGACCGGCCTGCTCTTCTCATGCGCCAGCTTCCATTCTGCAAGGTGTAGCTTAACCTCCATCGCTATTTCATGTGGTGCGCCATTCTCTTCCCATCCCTCGCTTCGTTCCTCGCAAGCCACAGACTATAGACAGCCTGGATCATGAGCTCCTTCTCCTTCCCAGCCGCCCAGACGAACCAGCCCAATAGCCAAGAGGCAACTGCATTCTGGGAGTGAATCTGGCACAGCGGGATCTCCACCGCTGCTCCCAATTCCGAACACAATGCCTTCCAGAACTGGATTGAATGCTGGCATGTCCAAAAACGGTGAACCACCGTCTCTTCTCGTCCACATGCCGCACAAAAAACAACCGGTTTGATCCGACGATGAAACAACTCCGACCCAACTGCTAGACCATTGCGAATAAGGCGCTACATGTGGATCTTGGTCTTCCCCGGAGCACTAGTTTCCCACAATGCCATGAAACCCTTGTGTCTGTGGACTGAAGAAGAGGACTCCGGCCGTCCGGACCTCGTTTGGTTTATTCACATACGCAGGTGGTACGCACTCTGAACCGAGAAAACACCATTCTTCGTCATGTTCCACGCTAAAAAATCATCCTCTCCGTGGCCTTCGATTGCAATCTGCTGAATATCTGCTGCATCTCCCGGGGTGAACATGGCATCCACACGGGCTTCATTCAGCCAGCCCCATCGGGCAGGAGGAGATCTGCCACTTTCGTTACTCCCGGCATATATGTTTGTCCCAAAGGCTTCGTACTCCCCTCTCGTGGTATCCAAGGATCATGATGGATGTTAATTCTGGTTCCATTCCCAATTCTCCATATGAGTCCTTCCCGGAGTAGATCTCTCCCATGCAGCACACTCCTGAACGTGTAGGACCCCGAAGACGGACATGAAGTCGTAAGGATAGAGTCATCCTTGAAATAAAGTGCTTTGAGCACCCGTGCACATAACGAGTTAGGCTCCTATAGGATGCGCCAAGCTTGCTTGGCCAGAAGGGCTTGGTTGAAAGCTTCCGGGTCACGAAAACCCATGCCACCATCCCTCTTACTAGCACACATCTTCTTCCACGATATCAATGAACCTTCCATTCACCATTCATTGCGCCCCACCAGAATTTAGAAGAGACAGAAGTCAGGTTCCGGTACATCTTCTTTGAGAGGCGAAAACAACTCATGGTATAGGTAGGTGTCGACTGGTGGCCAGATTTTATCAAAACATCTCTTGCTGCCTTTGAGAGGCCTTGACATTTCCATCCACTCACTTTTCCTTTCGAGCTTTCCGTAACATGCTTAAAAACCCCATC
This window of the Triticum aestivum cultivar Chinese Spring chromosome 5D, IWGSC CS RefSeq v2.1, whole genome shotgun sequence genome carries:
- the LOC123124052 gene encoding uncharacterized protein, which encodes MAPAAQEEQWYIMYAVPDVSEDFMKPPKFPNAVFTFNKVPLPSRLFVESSVASPAGLVEYPYIAAADRSGHLLLCGYASFGLAVYICDPFFRRTTGIFPHDGGFNCRHCVGLIRDHNRRLLMVADLNPCFSEEVVFFTLFCTVDLYSWVEKEPDCSKILDKQVWRGDGVLTHQGLLWWFDFSYCVLACDPFDDKPVLHQIKFPHVQHELPFAPSTFNGDTHRCLKELTCRIPRWFIS